One window of Pyrus communis chromosome 12, drPyrComm1.1, whole genome shotgun sequence genomic DNA carries:
- the LOC137710882 gene encoding RINT1-like protein MAG2, whose translation MDSAVQTLPPASDLPPSIVSFLDDKFQTNENLSGAPTLLSELQSQCGDLDRTLIDLNQRLGSSLLTYASFSDRVHGRLGGINARLAGLGSSTRSRTSDGKGNERAEQILGEELPALAKEVARVQSVRSYAETALKLQTMIGDIEDAVSSTMKKNSWKHSARQNSEEMRLGAIKTLKLIEDVLTSVTKTHPQWAHLVSTVDHRVDRALAVLRPHAIADHRALLTSLGWPPPLATLTSSTPDTGRSTEVLNPLFTMQGDLKDQYCENFLALCGLQELQRRRKSRQLEGYNRELALHQPLWVIEELVNPISLASQRHFTKWVDKPEFIFALVYKTTRDYVDSMDELLQPLVDEAMLTGYSCREEWISGMVSSLSTYLAKEIFPKYAGQPDEDSVTGTQSQARISWLHLIDLMISFDKRIKSLIENSGILLSLQDDGNFLKVSSLSVFSDRPDWLDLWAEMELNDILEKLKSDAGDERNWTMKVQGAALLSDTEDLKAPAICSAYLRCLSSVVDRCRSLPSISMRSRFLRLAGVPIIQNFLESLLIRCQEAEGLTALTDDDGLVKVANSINAARYIESVLKEWCEDIFFLEIWSGRSDQLGISAGDQSGNVESVEGLDNGIFHEEVVKLEAFRIEWAEKLSVVILRGFEAQSRDYMKNRRQWQEKSEDGWTVSRFLVGALDYLQGKISVVETDLNGIDFVGVWRSLAARIDRLFFSVILMSNVKFSDTGVERLGSDLEVVFGAFRAWCLRPEGFFPKVSEGLKLLKMEEEKLRSSLARGEKWMKENGIRNLSETEVEKIVKSRVFKS comes from the exons ATGGATTCGGCGGTCCAGACCCTCCCTCCCGCCTCCGACCTCCCGCCCTCGATCGTCTCCTTCCTCGACGACAAGTTCCAGACCAATGAAAATCTGAGCGGGGCTCCGACTCTCCTGTCGGAGCTCCAATCCCAGTGCGGTGACCTGGATAGAACCCTAATCGACCTGAATCAGAGGCTCGGATCCTCGCTTCTGACTTACGCTTCGTTCTCCGATCGAGTCCACGGCCGCTTAGGCGGTATCAATGCCCGATTGGCGGGTCTCGGATCCTCCACCCGCTCTCGCACTTCAG ATGGAAAGGGGAACGAGAGGGCGGAGCAGATATTGGGAGAGGAGCTGCCGGCGTTGGCCAAGGAAGTGGCGAGAGTCCAGTCCGTTCGATCATACGCAG AGACTGCGTTGAAGCTTCAAACTATGATTGGTGATATTGAAGATGCTGTATCTTCTACCATGAAGAAAAACTCATGGAAGCATTCAGCAAGGCAGAATTCAGAA GAAATGCGTCTGGGTGCTATTAAAACTCTTAAATTGATAGAAGATGTTTTAACTTCAGTTACCAAGACACACCCTCAATGGGCACATCTTGTGTCAACAGTTGATCACAGAGTAGATCGAGCTCTGGCCGTTTTAAGACCCCATGCTATAGCAGATCACCGGGCACTTCTTACTTCCCTGGGATGGCCACCGCCTCTTGCCACTTTGACTTCCTCAACTCCAGATACAGGGAGATCAACTGAAGTTCTGAATCCTCTTTTCACGATGCAAGGAGACCTCAAAGATCAGTACTGTGAAAACTTTTTAGCCTTGTGCGGTCTACAGGAGTTGCAAAGACGAAGAAAATCGCGTCAACTAGAGGGCTATAATCGTGAGCTTGCTCTTCACCAGCCACTTTGGGTGATTGAAGAGCTTGTGAATCCTATATCATTGGCATCCCAACGCCACTTCACAAAATGGGTTGATAAGCCAGAATTTATATTTGCTCTTGTGTACAAGACCACCAGGGATTATGTTGACTCTATGGATGAATTATTGCAACCACTGGTTGATGAAGCAATGTTAACCGGGTACAGTTGCAGAGAAGAATGGATTTCTGGAATGGTATCATCCTTATCAACATACTTAGCGAAAGAGATATTTCCAAAGTATGCTGGACAACCAGATGAAGATAGCGTAACGGGTACTCAGTCACAGGCTAGAATATCCTGGCTGCATCTTATTGACTTGATGATATCTTTTGATAAACGAATCAAGTCTCTAATAGAAAATTCTGGAATCTTGCTTTCACTTCAGGATGACGGGAACTTCTTAAAGGTTTCTTCTCTATCAGTTTTCAGTGATCGACCAGATTGGCTTGATTTATGGGCAGAGATGGAATTAAATGATATACTAGAAAAGTTGAAATCTGATGCTGGTGATGAGAGAAATTGGACTATGAAAGTCCAAGGAGCAGCTCTTTTATCTGATACTGAAGATCTCAAAGCACCTGCAATTTGTAGTGCCTATCTTCGGTGCCTATCATCTGTGGTTGATCGTTGTCGATCATTGCCTAGCATCTCTATGAGGTCCAGATTTCTCAGATTAGCTGGGGTACCTATTATACAAAACTTTTTGGAGAGCTTACTCATCAGGTGCCAAGAGGCTGAAGGTTTGACTGCCTTGACAGATGATGATGGCCTAGTTAAAGTTGCAAACTCCATTAATGCCGCTCGCTACATTGAATCTGTTTTAAAGGAATGGTGTGAGGACATCTTTTTCCTCGAGATTTGGTCAGGTCGGAGTGATCAACTTGGAATATCAGCAGGCGATCAAAGTGGTAATGTCGAGTCAGTGGAAGGTCTAGATAATGGTATTTTTCACGAGGAGGTTGTAAAGTTGGAGGCGTTTAGAATAGAATGGGCTGAAAAATTGTCTGTTGTTATATTGAGGGGATTTGAGGCTCAAAGTCGGGATTATATGAAGAACAGGAGGCAATGGCAAGAAAAGAGTGAGGATGGTTGGACAGTATCCAGATTTTTAGTTGGCGCTCTAGATTATTTGCAAGGTAAAATATCAGTGGTAGAAACTGATTTGAACGGGATAGACTTTGTTGGGGTGTGGAGAAGTTTGGCAGCTAGAATTGATCGATTGTTTTTCAGCGTTATTCTAATGAGCAATGTGAAGTTTTCTGACACGGGCGTCGAGAGGCTTGGTAGTGATTTGGAGGTTGTATTTGGGGCATTTCGGGCATGGTGTTTGAGGCCGGAGGGCTTTTTCCCCAAAGTAAGTGAAGGGTTGAAGCTGTTGAAGATGGAAGAAGAGAAACTTCGAAGCAGCTTGGCAAGAGGGGAGAAATGGATGAAGGAGAATGGGATTAGGAATTTGAGTGAAACAGAGGTAGAAAAGATTGTGAAGAGTAGAGTTTTTAAGAGTTGA